In a single window of the Gemmatimonadota bacterium genome:
- a CDS encoding DinB family protein — protein sequence MLAPGLVAQLESTRKFFGTTTSIFEEADAGYSPTAEMYTVAGQVAHAADTLDWFVDGALGKGWDMDFEASIARAKTPRTLAEAREMLDRAFSRAISVVGAASDETLLEPIPNDMILDGAPRMAVISAIVDHTAHHRGSLAVYARLLGKVPPMPYA from the coding sequence ATGCTCGCCCCAGGTCTCGTTGCCCAGCTGGAGTCCACCCGCAAGTTCTTCGGCACCACCACCTCGATCTTCGAGGAAGCCGATGCCGGCTATTCGCCGACCGCCGAGATGTACACGGTGGCCGGGCAGGTGGCGCACGCCGCCGACACGCTGGACTGGTTCGTCGACGGGGCGTTGGGGAAGGGATGGGACATGGACTTCGAGGCGTCGATCGCCCGCGCCAAGACGCCGCGCACGCTGGCCGAGGCGCGGGAGATGCTCGACCGCGCCTTCTCGCGTGCCATTTCCGTCGTCGGTGCGGCCTCCGACGAGACGCTGCTCGAGCCGATCCCCAACGACATGATTCTCGACGGCGCACCACGGATGGCGGTGATCAGCGCGATCGTCGATCACACGGCGCATCATCGTGGCTCGTTGGCGGTGTATGCGCGGTTGCTGGGGAAGGTGCCGCCGATGCCGTACGCCTGA
- a CDS encoding 1-acyl-sn-glycerol-3-phosphate acyltransferase: MRQGSIESWTIDHRSHDLRLTTGLRIPILAPLLVTTFYRLQIAGGTVPRQGPVLLVANHPNSLLDPMVVLTAARRPVRFLAKAPLWDDPKTSWLVKLGRAIPVYRASDDPSKLARNATMFDAVHAALAAGDAVGLFPEGISHSEPSITPLKTGAARIALGAAPLVGGAFPIIAVGLVFREKEIFRSEGFALVGEPIAWDDLAARGARDGDAVRELTDRIDAAIRQQTLNLAQWEDAPLVDGAMEIWEAEQRAAPEPAERIARLAATTRILAEVRAEPDATTEALAREVTAHVRRLTRLGLRPADLGLDTTGRTAVGWATLRIPLLLPPWIAVAVVGWLLFVVPYQLTGVVVDRFTLERDTRSSWKLLIGAALYAVWVVALAIAAGLWLGWWFAAVTILLVPVIGLAGLLVRERWHGAWADVRRWALLRSRRRLVETLRQTQHDLGRRLDQLFTQHPPRGSR; this comes from the coding sequence GTGCGCCAAGGATCGATCGAGTCATGGACCATCGATCATCGATCTCACGACTTACGACTTACGACCGGACTCCGCATCCCAATCCTCGCCCCCCTCCTCGTCACCACCTTCTACCGCCTGCAGATCGCCGGCGGCACGGTCCCTCGCCAGGGGCCGGTGCTGCTGGTGGCCAATCACCCCAATTCGCTGCTCGATCCGATGGTGGTGCTGACGGCGGCGCGGCGGCCGGTGCGCTTCCTCGCGAAGGCACCGCTGTGGGATGACCCGAAGACGTCGTGGCTGGTGAAGCTCGGGCGGGCCATTCCGGTCTACCGCGCCAGCGATGATCCGAGCAAGCTGGCGCGCAACGCGACGATGTTCGACGCGGTGCACGCGGCACTCGCGGCGGGCGATGCGGTCGGGCTCTTTCCCGAGGGGATCTCGCACAGCGAGCCGTCGATCACGCCGCTCAAGACCGGTGCGGCGCGCATTGCGCTCGGCGCGGCCCCGCTGGTTGGCGGTGCCTTCCCGATCATCGCAGTCGGCCTGGTCTTCCGCGAGAAGGAGATCTTCCGCTCCGAGGGGTTCGCGCTGGTCGGGGAGCCGATTGCGTGGGACGACCTCGCGGCACGCGGCGCACGCGACGGCGACGCCGTCCGCGAGCTGACCGATCGCATCGACGCAGCGATCCGGCAGCAGACGCTCAACCTGGCGCAGTGGGAGGACGCGCCGCTGGTCGACGGCGCGATGGAGATCTGGGAGGCGGAGCAGCGTGCGGCGCCGGAACCGGCGGAGCGCATCGCCCGACTCGCCGCGACGACGCGGATCCTCGCGGAGGTGCGCGCCGAGCCGGATGCGACGACCGAGGCACTCGCGCGCGAGGTGACCGCGCACGTGCGCCGGCTCACGCGCCTCGGATTGCGGCCGGCCGATCTCGGGCTCGACACGACGGGGCGGACGGCGGTGGGATGGGCCACGCTGCGCATTCCGCTGCTGTTGCCGCCGTGGATCGCGGTGGCCGTCGTCGGCTGGCTGCTCTTCGTGGTGCCGTACCAGCTCACCGGCGTGGTGGTCGATCGCTTCACGCTGGAGCGCGACACCCGCTCGAGTTGGAAGTTGTTGATCGGCGCGGCGCTCTATGCCGTGTGGGTGGTGGCGCTGGCGATCGCGGCGGGGCTCTGGCTCGGCTGGTGGTTCGCTGCCGTGACAATCCTGCTGGTGCCGGTGATCGGCCTGGCCGGGCTGCTGGTGCGGGAGCGGTGGCACGGCGCCTGGGCCGATGTCCGCCGGTGGGCGTTGCTCCGGTCCCGCCGTAGATTGGTGGAGACGCTCCGCCAGACGCAGCACGATCTCGGTCGCCGCCTCGACCAACTCTTCACGCAACATCCCCCGCGAGGTTCCCGATGA
- a CDS encoding MFS transporter has protein sequence MTAATVATPDGQDSPKVIWSWALYDWANSAFTTLVVTFIYATYFTKAMAPDEVTGTAWWSRGVAISALLTALISPLLGAAADRSGARKRFLALATAICIAATVALAFVAPGMTNAGMIALTLFIIAEVAFESGNVFYNAFLPTIASSERIGRVSGYGWGLGYVGGLVCLAIALVGFVQPEVPWFGMSKEAGWNIRATCLLAAGWFLVFSIPIFLNVPEKRIPNATISLRAAIAELGRTARDIARYREILRFLVARLIFNDGLVTVFAFGGIYAAGTFGMTFADVILFGVALNVASGLGAFLFGFVDDKIGGKKTVLWSLAALTLATAMAVWAPTRNWFWVAGILIGIFVGPNQSASRSLMARFVPSKHQSEFFGFFAFSGKATAFMGPLLLGLATTQFGSQRAGVATVILFFVIGGVILASVNEAKGIAAARESDAVNAG, from the coding sequence ATGACCGCAGCCACGGTGGCCACGCCGGACGGCCAGGATTCGCCCAAGGTCATCTGGTCGTGGGCGCTCTATGACTGGGCCAACTCGGCGTTCACCACACTGGTGGTGACCTTCATCTACGCCACGTATTTCACCAAGGCGATGGCGCCCGACGAGGTCACCGGCACGGCGTGGTGGTCGCGCGGCGTGGCGATCAGTGCGTTGCTGACGGCGTTGATCTCGCCGCTGCTCGGGGCCGCCGCCGATCGGAGCGGGGCACGCAAGCGCTTTCTCGCGCTCGCCACGGCCATCTGCATCGCCGCGACGGTGGCACTCGCCTTCGTTGCACCGGGGATGACGAACGCCGGGATGATCGCGCTGACGCTGTTCATCATCGCGGAAGTGGCCTTCGAGTCGGGCAATGTCTTCTACAACGCCTTCCTGCCGACGATCGCCTCGTCGGAGCGGATCGGTCGCGTCTCCGGCTACGGCTGGGGCCTCGGCTATGTCGGCGGGCTGGTCTGTCTCGCCATCGCGCTCGTCGGCTTCGTGCAGCCCGAGGTGCCGTGGTTCGGGATGAGCAAGGAGGCCGGGTGGAATATCCGCGCCACCTGCCTCCTCGCCGCCGGCTGGTTCCTCGTCTTCTCCATTCCGATCTTCCTCAATGTGCCCGAGAAGCGGATTCCCAACGCGACGATCTCGCTGCGCGCGGCGATCGCCGAGCTCGGGCGGACGGCCCGCGACATCGCACGGTACCGGGAGATCCTCCGCTTCCTCGTGGCGCGGCTGATCTTCAACGACGGCCTGGTGACGGTGTTCGCCTTCGGGGGCATCTACGCGGCCGGCACGTTCGGGATGACCTTCGCCGACGTGATCCTCTTCGGCGTGGCGCTCAATGTTGCCTCCGGGCTGGGCGCCTTCCTCTTCGGCTTCGTCGACGACAAGATCGGTGGCAAGAAGACGGTGCTCTGGTCGCTGGCGGCGCTCACGCTGGCGACGGCGATGGCGGTGTGGGCGCCGACGCGGAATTGGTTCTGGGTTGCCGGCATCCTGATCGGGATCTTCGTGGGACCGAACCAGTCGGCGTCGCGGTCGCTGATGGCGCGATTCGTCCCCAGCAAGCATCAGTCGGAGTTCTTCGGCTTCTTCGCCTTCTCGGGAAAGGCGACGGCGTTCATGGGGCCGCTCCTGCTCGGCCTGGCCACCACCCAGTTCGGTTCACAGCGGGCCGGCGTGGCGACGGTCATCCTCTTCTTCGTGATCGGCGGGGTGATCCTCGCCTCGGTCAACGAGGCGAAGGGGATCGCGGCGGCGCGGGAGAGCGACGCGGTCAACGCCGGTTGA
- a CDS encoding M20/M25/M40 family metallo-hydrolase, whose product MSITRWSAPSLALLLVPAALSAQAKVNQYGYPEKHAPQPTAAAISVADLMTRLYIFADDSMMGRQVGRPGNMQGTNYIAGELQRLGIKAAGENGSYFQVLPYMQRKFTAQSAMTVGGQMLRFGVDFAPVPGARAPKAIDNAAVIYGGVAGDTTQQISAAQAAGKVVVLAAARPLAASPIGGGPGGGGAGGRGGFGGGAAGGNARFAGAVAVITADLDPLSPAARAMINEPPAAYSAADAKTTVVAGDVIVNTKGQLGVVRGDKVIGGTLPAGMTPATIRAWNDSVARADSIARAGRAGAGGAAGGRGAAGGRGGAGGAPAASTEAPAANIRVTIATAEKLLGGKVLAGLPLGSAGATVSAKLDFSEKWTDYGRNVVAIVPGSDPKLKNQYVVIGAHNDHVGYRQGGVDHDSLRVAAQIRLRASMASGDLLPLTPDQASSLPKVNVDSLRKVRPARPDSINNGADDDGSGSMALLEIAENIQAMKVKPKRSMVFVWHAAEEAGMFGSRAFSSNPTVPVDSIAAHINIDMIGRGRAEDVIGGGDAYTGILGAYRLSKEFGDLVYSTNKTSTSKLTLDDRFDDPTLGTLVNGVTKWPGYNNLYGRSDHARYAEKCIPIVFFFTGLHGDYHQVTDEPQYIDYPHYSRIANLIRDVAVAAGNVSKRPSLDGICVRR is encoded by the coding sequence GTGTCCATTACACGTTGGTCGGCGCCTTCGTTGGCGCTCCTGCTCGTTCCCGCTGCGCTTTCCGCGCAAGCCAAAGTCAACCAGTATGGCTACCCTGAGAAGCACGCTCCGCAGCCGACGGCTGCGGCGATCTCGGTCGCCGACCTGATGACCCGCCTCTACATCTTCGCCGACGACTCGATGATGGGTCGCCAGGTCGGACGCCCGGGCAACATGCAGGGCACCAACTACATCGCGGGCGAGCTGCAGCGTCTCGGCATCAAGGCCGCGGGCGAGAACGGCAGCTACTTCCAGGTGCTGCCCTACATGCAGCGGAAGTTCACCGCGCAGTCGGCGATGACGGTCGGCGGCCAGATGCTGCGCTTCGGCGTCGACTTCGCCCCGGTCCCGGGGGCGCGCGCGCCGAAGGCGATCGACAACGCGGCGGTGATCTACGGCGGCGTCGCCGGCGACACCACGCAGCAGATCAGCGCGGCACAGGCGGCCGGCAAGGTGGTCGTCCTGGCAGCGGCGCGTCCACTCGCGGCGTCGCCGATTGGCGGCGGCCCCGGTGGTGGTGGCGCCGGCGGGCGCGGTGGCTTCGGCGGCGGTGCGGCGGGCGGGAACGCGCGCTTCGCTGGTGCCGTGGCGGTGATCACGGCCGACCTCGATCCGCTCTCCCCGGCTGCGCGCGCCATGATCAACGAGCCCCCCGCCGCGTATTCGGCGGCTGATGCCAAGACCACCGTCGTGGCGGGCGATGTGATCGTCAACACCAAGGGCCAGCTCGGCGTGGTGCGTGGCGACAAGGTGATCGGCGGCACGCTGCCGGCCGGGATGACCCCGGCGACGATCCGCGCCTGGAATGACTCGGTTGCGCGCGCGGACTCGATCGCACGTGCCGGTCGCGCGGGCGCCGGTGGGGCGGCGGGTGGCCGTGGCGCGGCGGGTGGCCGTGGTGGTGCGGGTGGTGCGCCGGCTGCCAGCACGGAAGCTCCGGCCGCCAACATTCGCGTCACGATCGCCACCGCCGAGAAGTTGCTCGGTGGCAAGGTGCTCGCGGGCCTGCCGCTCGGCAGCGCCGGCGCGACCGTGTCGGCCAAGCTCGACTTCTCCGAGAAGTGGACCGACTACGGCCGCAATGTCGTCGCCATCGTCCCGGGCTCCGACCCGAAGCTCAAGAACCAGTATGTCGTGATCGGCGCGCACAACGACCATGTCGGCTATCGCCAGGGTGGCGTGGACCATGACTCGTTGCGTGTCGCGGCCCAGATCCGTCTGCGCGCCTCGATGGCGAGCGGCGACCTGCTGCCGTTGACGCCTGATCAGGCGTCGTCGCTTCCGAAGGTCAACGTCGATTCGCTCCGGAAGGTTCGCCCGGCGCGCCCCGACTCGATCAACAACGGCGCCGATGACGACGGCTCGGGCTCGATGGCCCTGCTCGAGATCGCCGAGAATATCCAGGCGATGAAGGTGAAGCCGAAGCGGTCGATGGTCTTCGTCTGGCACGCCGCGGAAGAAGCGGGGATGTTCGGCTCGCGCGCGTTCTCGTCGAATCCGACGGTGCCGGTCGACTCGATTGCCGCGCACATCAACATCGACATGATCGGTCGCGGTCGGGCCGAAGACGTGATCGGTGGTGGCGATGCCTACACCGGCATCCTCGGGGCCTACCGCCTCTCGAAGGAGTTCGGTGACCTGGTCTACAGCACCAACAAGACCAGCACCAGCAAGCTGACCCTCGACGACCGCTTCGACGACCCGACCCTCGGCACGCTGGTCAACGGCGTCACCAAGTGGCCCGGGTACAACAACCTCTACGGCCGCAGCGACCATGCGCGCTACGCCGAGAAGTGCATCCCGATCGTCTTCTTCTTCACGGGCCTGCACGGCGACTACCACCAGGTCACCGATGAACCGCAGTACATCGACTATCCGCACTATTCGCGGATTGCCAACCTGATCCGCGATGTCGCGGTGGCGGCGGGCAATGTGAGCAAGCGGCCGTCGTTGGATGGGATCTGCGTACGGAGATAG
- a CDS encoding radical SAM protein: MPTHFTPLGTRGPSTRFLSLDARGILNPPAATGMRFWSLNPYVGCEFGCAYCYARETHRWTIDRAANQRPPLPTAREAAMLPSAQAFERRILVKEDAAALLRRDLDPARVDSLPIVIGSATDPYQPAERRFKLTRALLEVFTEHRGLHLAIITKSALVARDATLLAELATQHRVSVHISLAALDAALLRQLEPRTPTPKARLAAMQRLAEAGVPVGLLIAPILPGLTDDTVTLETLLAAARHAGARWAGGGPLRLGPATRHTLFPWLLQHRPLLARRYREHYGDRRGVTKAYADALDDRLRTLMDRLGFDPREGMRREEELRTPSPGAGQLALFEG, translated from the coding sequence ATGCCCACTCACTTCACCCCTCTCGGCACTCGCGGTCCCTCCACCCGCTTCCTCTCGCTCGACGCGCGCGGCATCCTCAATCCCCCTGCCGCCACCGGGATGCGGTTCTGGTCATTGAACCCCTATGTCGGCTGTGAGTTCGGCTGTGCCTACTGCTACGCCCGCGAGACGCACCGCTGGACCATCGACCGCGCCGCGAACCAGCGCCCACCACTGCCGACCGCGCGTGAGGCCGCCATGCTCCCCTCGGCGCAGGCCTTTGAGCGACGGATCCTGGTCAAGGAGGACGCCGCCGCATTGCTCCGGCGCGACCTCGACCCCGCACGAGTCGACAGCCTCCCGATCGTGATTGGCTCCGCGACCGATCCCTACCAGCCTGCCGAGCGCCGCTTCAAGCTGACGCGCGCGCTGCTGGAAGTCTTCACCGAACACCGCGGCCTGCATCTCGCCATCATCACCAAGTCGGCGCTGGTGGCGCGCGATGCGACCCTCCTCGCCGAGCTGGCCACGCAGCACCGGGTCTCGGTGCACATCTCGCTGGCCGCCCTCGACGCCGCGCTGCTCCGGCAACTCGAACCGCGGACACCCACCCCGAAGGCGCGGCTTGCCGCCATGCAACGGCTTGCCGAGGCTGGCGTGCCGGTCGGGTTGCTGATCGCGCCCATCCTGCCGGGACTCACCGACGACACCGTCACGCTCGAGACCCTGCTCGCGGCCGCCCGCCACGCCGGTGCGCGGTGGGCGGGTGGTGGCCCCCTGCGGCTCGGGCCCGCCACCCGCCACACGCTCTTTCCCTGGTTGCTGCAGCACCGGCCCCTCCTGGCACGCCGCTATCGCGAGCACTATGGCGACCGCCGCGGTGTCACCAAGGCGTATGCCGATGCACTCGACGACCGCTTGCGCACGCTGATGGACCGGCTCGGATTCGACCCGCGCGAAGGAATGCGGCGCGAGGAGGAGTTGCGGACGCCAAGCCCCGGAGCGGGACAGCTCGCGCTGTTTGAGGGGTGA
- a CDS encoding ribulose-bisphosphate carboxylase has protein sequence MDQSSRYADLSLREADLVAGGQHILVAYKMKPKAGHPYLAAAAHFAAESSTGTNVDVATTDDFTRGVDALVYYIDEATEEMRIAYPLALFDRNITDGRMMLVSFLTLAIGNNQGMGDIEYGKIYDFYVPERAIQLFDGPSKDISDLWRILGRPIKDGGFIVGTIIKPKLGLRPQPFATAAYEFWLGGDFIKNDEPQGNQVFSPIRQTIPLVADAMRRAMDETGQPKIFSANITADDHYEMCARADFILETFGPDADKVAFLVDGFVGGPGMITTARRQYPNQYLHYHRAGHGMVTSPQSKRGYDSYVLAKMSRLQGASGVHVGTMSFGKMEGTADDRDIAYIIERDEFQGPAYHQRWYGMKPTTPIISGGMNAVRMAGFFENLGHGNVITTAGGGSYGHIDSPAAGARSMRQAYDAWKAGVSLLEYAKSHHELARAFASFPGDADRLFPTWRQTLGVGR, from the coding sequence ATGGACCAGTCCAGTCGATATGCCGATCTCAGCCTTCGCGAGGCCGACCTTGTCGCCGGCGGGCAGCACATCCTCGTGGCGTACAAGATGAAGCCGAAGGCAGGGCACCCCTATCTCGCCGCGGCCGCCCACTTTGCCGCGGAGTCGTCGACCGGCACCAACGTCGACGTGGCCACCACCGATGACTTCACCCGCGGCGTCGACGCGCTGGTGTACTACATCGATGAAGCGACCGAGGAGATGCGGATCGCCTATCCGCTGGCGCTCTTCGACCGCAACATCACCGACGGCCGGATGATGCTGGTCTCGTTCCTGACCCTGGCGATCGGCAACAACCAGGGGATGGGCGACATCGAGTACGGCAAGATTTACGACTTCTACGTGCCCGAACGCGCGATCCAGCTCTTCGACGGTCCCTCGAAGGACATCTCCGACCTCTGGCGCATTCTCGGGCGGCCGATCAAGGACGGCGGCTTCATCGTCGGCACGATCATCAAGCCGAAACTCGGCCTCCGGCCGCAGCCGTTCGCGACAGCGGCCTACGAGTTCTGGCTCGGTGGCGACTTCATCAAGAACGACGAGCCGCAGGGGAACCAGGTCTTCTCGCCGATCCGGCAGACGATCCCGCTGGTGGCCGACGCGATGCGCCGGGCGATGGACGAGACCGGTCAGCCGAAGATCTTCTCCGCCAACATCACCGCCGACGATCACTACGAGATGTGCGCGCGGGCCGACTTCATTCTTGAGACCTTCGGGCCCGACGCCGACAAGGTGGCCTTCCTGGTCGACGGGTTCGTCGGCGGCCCCGGGATGATCACCACGGCTCGTCGCCAGTATCCGAATCAGTATCTGCATTACCACCGCGCCGGACATGGCATGGTGACCTCGCCGCAGTCGAAGCGCGGGTACGACTCCTACGTCCTGGCCAAGATGAGCCGGCTTCAGGGGGCGTCGGGCGTGCACGTCGGCACGATGTCCTTCGGCAAGATGGAAGGCACCGCGGACGATCGGGACATCGCCTACATCATCGAGCGCGACGAATTTCAGGGGCCGGCCTATCACCAGCGCTGGTACGGCATGAAGCCCACGACGCCGATCATCTCAGGCGGCATGAACGCGGTGCGCATGGCCGGCTTCTTCGAGAACCTCGGCCACGGCAACGTGATCACGACGGCGGGTGGCGGCTCATACGGACACATCGACTCGCCGGCGGCCGGGGCACGCTCGATGCGCCAGGCGTATGACGCCTGGAAGGCAGGCGTCTCGCTGCTCGAGTACGCCAAGTCGCATCACGAACTCGCCCGCGCCTTCGCGTCGTTCCCCGGCGACGCCGACCGGCTCTTTCCGACCTGGCGCCAGACGCTCGGCGTGGGGCGCTGA
- a CDS encoding fructose-1,6-bisphosphatase produces MPTGGKSTLTKFLIEARRRVPGATGELNALITDVSLACKAIAKKVAYGSLGELLATPAPSGAPLQTACHELFVRATNWGGQSAGIVSGAEDGVYLLPTGTPRGKYLLLFNPLEGAANARVNVPVGSIFSILRAPRPKEDPVAEDFLQPGERQVCSGYAIYGPATMLVLTLGHGTHGFTLDPQLGEWVLSHPEITIPDVTSDFAIDPGQSRHWGVPVKRYVDECLAGHAGPRGADFRVRWIASLVTEAHRILMRGGVFLSPGGNGDSTTATSPRLLDEANPIAYLIEQAGGCANTGHGRVADVVPAALRQTTPLYCGSRLEVERIARYHAVPAGDSYNSSLFAHRGLFSSPG; encoded by the coding sequence GTGCCGACCGGCGGCAAGTCGACGCTCACCAAGTTCCTCATCGAGGCACGCCGTCGCGTGCCCGGCGCCACCGGTGAGCTGAATGCCCTGATTACCGACGTCTCGCTGGCCTGCAAGGCCATCGCCAAGAAGGTGGCGTACGGTTCGTTGGGGGAGTTGCTCGCCACGCCGGCACCAAGCGGCGCCCCGCTGCAGACCGCCTGCCACGAACTCTTCGTCCGGGCCACGAACTGGGGCGGCCAGTCCGCAGGGATCGTGAGCGGCGCGGAGGACGGTGTGTACCTCCTCCCCACCGGCACCCCGCGCGGGAAGTACCTGCTGCTGTTCAATCCGCTTGAAGGGGCAGCGAACGCGCGGGTCAACGTGCCGGTCGGATCCATCTTCTCGATTCTGCGCGCGCCGCGACCGAAGGAGGATCCGGTCGCGGAGGACTTCCTGCAGCCGGGCGAACGCCAGGTCTGTTCGGGGTATGCGATTTACGGCCCGGCCACGATGCTGGTGCTGACGCTCGGCCATGGCACGCACGGCTTCACGCTTGACCCGCAGCTTGGGGAGTGGGTGCTGTCGCACCCCGAGATCACGATCCCGGACGTGACCAGCGACTTCGCGATCGATCCGGGGCAGAGTCGGCACTGGGGTGTCCCGGTCAAGCGCTATGTCGATGAGTGCCTCGCCGGCCACGCCGGCCCACGTGGCGCAGACTTTCGGGTGCGCTGGATCGCCTCGCTCGTCACCGAGGCGCACCGGATCCTGATGCGCGGCGGTGTCTTCCTCTCGCCCGGGGGGAATGGTGATTCCACCACGGCAACCTCACCACGACTGCTCGACGAGGCCAATCCGATTGCGTACCTGATTGAGCAGGCGGGTGGGTGCGCCAATACCGGCCATGGCCGGGTGGCCGATGTGGTGCCCGCCGCCTTGCGGCAGACGACGCCGCTCTATTGCGGGTCGCGCCTCGAGGTCGAGCGCATCGCCCGCTACCACGCTGTTCCCGCGGGGGACTCGTACAACTCGTCGCTCTTCGCCCACCGCGGCCTCTTCTCCTCTCCAGGCTGA
- a CDS encoding phosphoribulokinase — translation MSARHPIIAITGSSGAGTTSVTRTFENIFRREKVHAAVVEGDAFHRYDRIEMKAKMAEAEAQGIRHFSHFGEEANLFAELERLFHDYANTGTGTARKYLHSPEEAAPYQQAPGTFTAWEPLPESELLFYEGLHGAVVTPTVNIARHADLLIGVVPVVNLEWIQKIHRDKNTRGYSTEAVTDVILRRMHDYVHYIVPQFTHTHINFQRVPVVDTSNPFIARTIPTADESLVVIRFANPRGIDFPYLLSMLHDSFMSRANTLVVPGGKMELAMQLIFTPMVMRFVERRRTLQGG, via the coding sequence ATGTCTGCCAGGCACCCGATCATCGCCATCACCGGCAGCAGCGGCGCCGGCACCACCTCCGTCACGCGCACCTTCGAGAACATCTTCCGGCGTGAGAAGGTGCACGCCGCGGTCGTCGAAGGCGACGCGTTCCATCGCTATGACCGCATCGAGATGAAGGCGAAGATGGCCGAGGCGGAGGCGCAGGGGATCCGCCACTTCTCGCACTTCGGCGAGGAGGCCAACCTCTTTGCCGAACTCGAGCGGCTCTTTCACGATTATGCCAACACGGGAACGGGAACCGCGCGGAAGTACCTGCACTCACCGGAGGAGGCCGCGCCGTATCAGCAGGCACCGGGCACCTTCACCGCCTGGGAGCCGCTGCCGGAGAGCGAGCTGCTCTTCTACGAGGGGCTGCATGGGGCGGTGGTCACGCCGACCGTCAATATCGCCCGCCACGCCGACCTGCTGATCGGGGTCGTGCCGGTCGTCAATCTCGAGTGGATCCAGAAGATTCACCGCGACAAGAACACCCGCGGCTACTCGACCGAGGCCGTGACCGACGTGATCTTGCGCCGGATGCATGACTACGTGCACTACATCGTGCCCCAGTTCACCCATACGCACATCAACTTCCAGCGCGTGCCGGTGGTGGATACCTCGAATCCGTTCATCGCCCGGACGATCCCGACGGCAGACGAGTCGCTGGTGGTGATCCGGTTCGCGAACCCGCGGGGCATCGACTTCCCCTACCTCCTCAGCATGCTGCACGATTCCTTCATGTCGCGCGCCAACACGCTGGTGGTGCCGGGCGGCAAGATGGAGCTGGCAATGCAATTGATCTTCACCCCGATGGTGATGCGGTTTGTGGAGCGGCGGCGGACGTTGCAGGGAGGGTGA
- a CDS encoding NAD(P)-dependent oxidoreductase, with protein sequence MPPIAYLGTGLLGSGFVEAALARGDQVTVWNRTVAKAEALVAFGAVVAATPAEAVRGVERVHLVLPDDAVVESVIAALRPGLSPTAIIIDHSTTLPVKTAERSGRLNAEGVHYLHCPVFIGPAAARQGTGTIMVSGPQALYETVAPALAVQATKVDYFGERPDLAAVYKLCGNALILGITALMADTYTVARGGDVAPTDVLAKLQEYFNAANIVAGRGKSMAEAKYAPGFELTMARKDMQLMLETAGDAPLTSLPGIAARMDVLIAQGYGHEDLAALGRDAIIPRTSPPR encoded by the coding sequence ATGCCCCCAATCGCGTACCTCGGCACCGGTCTCCTCGGCAGTGGCTTCGTCGAGGCGGCCTTGGCGCGTGGCGACCAGGTGACCGTCTGGAACCGGACCGTGGCAAAGGCCGAGGCGCTGGTGGCCTTCGGCGCGGTGGTCGCAGCGACGCCCGCCGAGGCAGTGCGTGGTGTCGAGCGGGTGCATCTCGTGTTGCCGGATGATGCGGTGGTCGAGTCCGTAATCGCCGCCTTGCGGCCCGGCCTTTCACCAACGGCCATCATCATCGACCACTCGACGACACTCCCGGTCAAGACGGCCGAGCGCTCGGGGCGGCTGAACGCGGAGGGGGTGCACTACCTCCACTGTCCGGTCTTCATCGGACCGGCCGCGGCGCGGCAAGGCACCGGCACCATCATGGTGTCGGGGCCGCAGGCGCTCTACGAGACGGTGGCCCCGGCGCTCGCTGTGCAGGCGACGAAGGTGGATTACTTCGGTGAACGGCCCGACCTCGCGGCGGTCTACAAGCTCTGCGGCAATGCCCTCATCCTCGGGATCACCGCGTTGATGGCCGACACCTACACGGTGGCGCGCGGTGGTGACGTGGCGCCGACCGATGTGCTCGCGAAGCTGCAGGAGTATTTCAACGCCGCCAACATCGTGGCGGGCCGGGGCAAGTCGATGGCCGAGGCGAAATACGCACCGGGCTTCGAGTTGACGATGGCGCGGAAGGACATGCAGCTGATGCTGGAGACGGCAGGCGACGCGCCGCTCACCTCGTTGCCGGGGATCGCGGCGCGCATGGATGTCCTGATTGCCCAGGGATACGGGCACGAAGATCTCGCGGCACTTGGCCGCGACGCGATCATCCCCCGGACATCGCCCCCACGATGA
- a CDS encoding MoaD/ThiS family protein has product MIRVILPAPLLALARIDGELAFPIEAPVTQRRVLDAVEARYPMLRGTMRDHATQRRRPFIRFHACERDLSNELPDTPLPDAVASGSEPFLIVGAMSGG; this is encoded by the coding sequence ATGATTCGCGTGATTCTTCCCGCCCCGCTGCTGGCGCTGGCGCGCATCGACGGAGAGCTCGCCTTTCCGATCGAGGCGCCCGTCACGCAGCGCCGGGTGCTCGACGCCGTGGAGGCGCGCTATCCGATGTTGCGCGGCACGATGCGCGACCATGCGACGCAGCGTCGCCGGCCGTTCATCCGCTTCCATGCCTGCGAACGGGACCTCTCGAACGAGCTCCCCGACACCCCGCTCCCCGACGCCGTCGCGTCGGGAAGCGAGCCCTTCCTCATCGTGGGGGCGATGTCCGGGGGATGA